A segment of the Streptomyces sp. NBC_00376 genome:
TCGAGCACCGCCCGCTCTCCGAGATGGAGCAGAGTGCCGGTGGGCAGGCCCAACAGGTCCACCCCGCGCGTGGTGATGTTCTCGCCGAGCTGACCCGCAGAGACCTTGAAGCCCTTGAACGCGAGCTCGTCGAAGAGTTCCTCGTGCATCAGGTGGACCTGGCGCAGGTTGGGCAGGTCCGGCTCGTAGGTCATGCGGAACTGGTGGCGGATCGTCTCACCTGCGTGAACGTCTCCTTCCACTCCGAGCCCCGTGAGCAGCGTGATGGAATCGCGATTGGGCTTACTGAACGAGTACACCTCGTTACGGCTCACTGCGGCGACCTGACCAGTCATCACGCCCTCCCACCTGTTGTCGTTCTGCGGCCGGTCGATCTTAAAGGTGGTGCAACCAGCCTTGTGAGGGAGGCATGCAGTGAGCGGACCTCATCGGGCGGATACGCCAGGGTACGGGACCCAACTGGCATCGTCCCGCCACTGCCCGCCGGTCCTGAACCGCCAGATCACCCCCTCGAACTGCTGCCGCAGCCGCTCGGGGTACGGGACGTACTCGCCGATCGGCAGATACGGCCCGATGAACTCCCACTCTTCGTCCGTCAGTTGCATGCACGTCACGCCAGAAGGTCTACCGGTCCAACCCCCGCCGCGAGGGCGAATCCCGCAGATTGATCACGACCCGATACGCGCCCTAGCAGTGGCCAGCAGTTCGTTTGAAGACGGTCGTGATCTCAGTCTGGTCGCAACCGAGTTCCTGAACGAATCGGTCCGGCGGCGCCAGCGCCGTGCCGCTCGGCTCCTGGCCTTTCCCATTCTGGTCCTGTCCGTGATTGCCCTGCTCACGGCTGGTCTGTTCCTGCTGATGCAGGCTCTTCCTGCTGCACACGGCGGGTGGTCGCTGGGGAGTTTCCTCGTGGTGTGGGCCATGCTGGCGGCGGGAGGACTTCTCTCAGCGCGCCGCAGCCACCATGTGGGACGTCTCCCGCAGCAGGAATCTCAAGATCGCATTCTCGCCACCCGCTCGAGCGCTTTCCTGGATGGGCTGAGGGATCTGTGGCCCTACCGGTCCGGCCCAGGAGCAGCTGCTCCTGGTCATCGAGCACTGGCTGGCCCGGCCGTTGGCAGGCCCTCCCGCGAGCAGAGCCAACGCAATGTCGAGGAGGCGCTGCGCGGAAAGTACGGTCGGCTCGGCGCACCGCCCGAAGCATTGACCCAGTGGCCGGGCCCTGTTCACGGCCGCCGGCCCGGAGAAGTCGAAGGGGGCGAGCGGTGACCATGACACCGCCCGAGGGGTCGGACACTGCGGTTGGCGACGAAGGTGCGCAGGCAACCCAGATGCCGACACCGTACTCGGCTCTTCCAGCCGCTGGTCAGGCGGAGGAGTGGGAGCGTGCAGTCCCAGGTGCTGGCGAACGCATCCTGCGCATCGTGGAGCAGGACTTCGAGCGCCAGGCTGAGAAGCACCGGCAGTGGTGTCTCGACCGCGTTCATGAGCGCCGCTTGGACACGGTCAACCTGGTGCTGCGCGCAACCGGCCTGATCGTCGGCAGTGGTGGTGTGGCTGGTTACCTCTGGGTCGCCAAATACTTCGTCGACCACGGCGCTGCGGTGCCCGCGGCGGGCATGCTCGGGGGTGGTGTCGCGGCGCTCGCCGCAGCGTTCGTCGGCAACTCAAAGCGAAACTCTCGTTCTTGAAGCCCCCTGCACCCACCTTGGGAATCAAGTGCTGCCAGGCGTGCAGATTTTTCCCGCTTGCTACGGAAGCCGTAGGCAGCCCTGGATGTTTCCCGCTTTGCTTGTTCGAACGGCATCCCGGGGAAGTACTCGCTGCGCGGTGAAGCTGAGGGTGAGACAGCCCAGCAGGCAGTGGGGGCGCGCTTCTCGATGACCCGGTAGTCCGGGTGGGCGGGGGAGAGCCACAACCCCGCGTACCGCAGCCCATTGTCCGTGCCGACGTAGTAGAGAGTCAGGAGGCGGTTCTGGGATGCGGCTGTCGATCCGACCTTCACGTAGGCGCCTGGGCCGCTGAAGGCAATCACGTAGACGTATCCGACTCCCTCCGGAGCTTGCATCGGCACGGCGTACTGCTGGATGAACCTGCGAACCGGGTTCGTCGCGCGACCATGAATCCAAGCGAGCACAGCGCGATTGAACTGTGATGCACTGACAACCGCGCCGAAATGACCGACCGTTTCATGATCTCAGAAAGATTACCGGCACCGCTGGCCTGCCCGCCGTGGCCAGAGCTCGGGGCCGGAACCGACCTCAGCGCGCCCCGACGCCCTCGACAATGTGATAACGCAGCCAGGCCGGGGGGGTGCCTCTATGTCCTTCGTCAAGGTGTGACCGTGTGCCGCAGTCGGCGACTCTTGAGCACCCCGGCAACCATTCCGGCTCGGCGGGGGTCCTCCATACCAGGCCCCGCTCGGGGCCATCGACGCAAGGGGGAGGAGCGTCATGGGGGTCCGCAGGGCAGCGAAAGGCGTCGGCGAGTTCCTGGTCGAGACGGTGGGAGAAGCCGTCGCCGAGGTGATCCTCAGCCTGCTCGCCTGTGCCCTGCTCGGCTGCCTGGCTCTGATCGCCTACCTGAGCTGGTCCCTCAGCCCGCGCTTCACCATCGCGGGGGCTGGGCTGCTCAGTCTCCTCCTCGCCCACGGCGCCTGGCAGACCTTCCGCACCCCCGCGAAGGGGCGCCGTCGGGGCCTCGCCGCCCTGACCGCTGTCGGGTTCACCGTGACCGCCATGACGGCCCTCTTCCTGCTGCTCTACTCCACAGGATGCGACTGCCTGTGAGGCCGTTTGGTTCAGCTACGCAAGTCCGAGGCCGGTCATGCGGTAGCTGTTTCGGGGACTCGTGACTCGTAGAAGGTGCCGTCGCGGAGCATGGCGAACAGAACGCTGATGCGTTGGCGGGCGAGGCGGAGGAGGGCCTGGGTGTGGGTTTTGCCGCGGGCGCGTTGCTTGTCGTAGTAGGTGCGGGAGGCGGGGTCGGCGTTCATGCAGGCGAAGGCGGAGAGGAACATGGCGCGTTTGAGCTGGCGGTTGCCGCCTCGGGGCGCGTGTTCGCCGTGGATCGAGGTGCCCGACGACTTCGTGGTCGGGGCGAGTCCGGCGTAGGAGGCCAGGTGGGCGGCGCTCGGGAAGCTGGTGCCGTCGCCGACGGTGACCAGCAGGACTGCGGCGGTCCTGACACCGACGCCGGGCATCGACGTCAGGACCTTGGAAAGAGGGTGGGCCTCCAGCAGGCTGTTGATCTGGGCTTCCATCGCCCGGCGCTGGGTGTGGACGGCGGTGAGCTGGCCGGCCAGGGAAGGGATCACGATGTCCAGGGTGCCGGTCCCGGGGACGACGACGGTCTGCTCGTCCAGGGCGTCGAAGACCTCGTCGATCAGCCGGGTGGCCATGCGCGGGGCCTTCGGGCGGATCAGCTCCACGAGTCTGCGGCGTCCGGCTTTGCGCAGGGCGGCCGGGGATCCGTAGCGTTCCAGCAGCCAGGTCACGGCCTGGTGGTCGAGGCGGGGGCCGAGGACGCGTTCCAGGCTGGGGTGGAACTGGGTGAGCAGGCCGCGTATCCGGTTGGAGGTGCGGGTGGCCTCGGCGGCGAGGTCCTGGTCGAAGCCGGTCAGCACGGTCAGCTCTGCGGTGATCTCGTCGGTGAGTTCCAGCGAGCGCAGGGTGTGCGGCATCGTCCGTGCGGCGTCCGCGATCACGGCCGCGTCCTTCGCGTCGGTCTTGGCCTCGCCGGGGTAGAGGTCGGCGATCCGGCGCATGGCCAGGCCGGGCAGGTAGGCGACGCGGCAGCCGGCGTCGCGGGCGACGGTCAACGGCAGGGCGCCGATGGAGGCGGGCTGGTCCACGATGACCAGGACGGTGCCGAACTTCGCGGTCAGCTTCTCGAACACGGCCCGCAGCTTCGGCTCGCTGTTGGGCAGCGGCTTGTCGAAGACCTTCTTCCCGGCTGGGGTCAGCCCGTGGCCGTGGTGAGCGGACTTTCCGACGTCCAGGCCGAGGAACACACCCACGTCTTCGATCTCGAACATCGTGCCCTTTCGGGGGTGTTGGCGGTGCCGGCCTCGGCTCGGGTGTCGTGCTCGCGCATCCACGTTATGCAGACCTGCCGCCCGCGAACCGTCCGGCGTTGCGCCGGACCGGGCGGTGGCCGGACCTCTGATCAGCG
Coding sequences within it:
- a CDS encoding MOSC domain-containing protein, with translation MTGQVAAVSRNEVYSFSKPNRDSITLLTGLGVEGDVHAGETIRHQFRMTYEPDLPNLRQVHLMHEELFDELAFKGFKVSAGQLGENITTRGVDLLGLPTGTLLHLGERAVLEVTGLRNPCSKINDFHEGLLGEVFTMDSVSGEFTFKCGVMAVVRRGGIVRPDDSIQVETPPLPHRSLERV
- a CDS encoding IS110 family transposase encodes the protein MFEIEDVGVFLGLDVGKSAHHGHGLTPAGKKVFDKPLPNSEPKLRAVFEKLTAKFGTVLVIVDQPASIGALPLTVARDAGCRVAYLPGLAMRRIADLYPGEAKTDAKDAAVIADAARTMPHTLRSLELTDEITAELTVLTGFDQDLAAEATRTSNRIRGLLTQFHPSLERVLGPRLDHQAVTWLLERYGSPAALRKAGRRRLVELIRPKAPRMATRLIDEVFDALDEQTVVVPGTGTLDIVIPSLAGQLTAVHTQRRAMEAQINSLLEAHPLSKVLTSMPGVGVRTAAVLLVTVGDGTSFPSAAHLASYAGLAPTTKSSGTSIHGEHAPRGGNRQLKRAMFLSAFACMNADPASRTYYDKQRARGKTHTQALLRLARQRISVLFAMLRDGTFYESRVPETATA